The region TCGATGAGGGTACAAACCAGAACGGTGAAGACCGGACCGGAACCCACAGCGGAGAGAACGAAGAGGAAGAAAGTCCAGGGCCAGATGAAGAAACCTTCACGGAAGGCGTAAGGACGACCGAACATAACGCCGTACATACCGCCGAGAGAACCCTGGTGGAAGGTGGACAGGAAGGTTCCGATACCTGCGAACAGAGCCATATTCACGTGCAGGTGATGGGCAAAGTGGTGCAGAAAAGGAATCTTGTTCAGCTGCTTCTGCTCGAGAATCAGCGGAATGAATTCAATGATCAGAACGGTGCAGTAGCAGGTAATACAGAAGATAACTTCTGTGAGCATGGAGTGCACGTTGGGGTGCCAGTAACCGAACCATGCGCGGATGGGCTGCCCGATATCCATGGTCAGAATGAGCATGGCACCGGAGTAGCACAGGAATCCTAAGACTACTGCAAGGTTAATTATATTTTTTAATTGATCGATCTTGAGGATGTACTTGAGAAAACCGGTGAAAAATGCACCGGCACCAAGTGCGATAACCGCAAGGTCGAAAGTAATCCAGAGGCCGAACCCGAAGTAGTTATCAAGGCCGGTTACGCCGATGCCGTAATAGAAAATCTGTCCGGCAGCGTAGACGCCCCAGAGCAGAATGGCAGCAGGAAAAGCCATCCACAGCAGGAACTTGGCCAATCCGCAGCGTTTTGTGCCTTCGGGGAAGAGATTGCTATCCATGGTAAACCTCCCTCCTAGTGCTTGTCTTCAGCGACGTGGTTATCACTCTGCTCACGGACCCAGTCACGACGGCTGATGTAGTAAACCTGAGGATCCATGCCGATAGACTCCAGAATGCGGAAAGCATTGGGGCTCTTAACCAGCTCATGAACTTTGTGCTCAGGGTTCTTGATATCACCGAAAGAGATTGCGCCGGTGGGGCAGGCTTCCAGACAGGCAGGCTGGTACCAGCCGTCGGGCAGCTTATTGGGATCCAGACCTTCGTTACGGGCACGCTGACGCGCGTCCAGCAGTCTGGAGTGGCAGAAGTTACACTTCTCAACAACACCGCGCGGGCGGACAGAGGTTGAGGGTGAAAGAGCCTTGTCCATACCGCCCGGGAAGACCGGATCAAACCATCCGAAGTAACGAGCGTGGTAAGGACATGCCGCCATGCAGTACCTGCAACCGATGCAACGGGGGTAAATCTGGCTGACGATTCCGCCTTCTTCGTCCTTGGTAGTAGCAACTACGGGACAGACGGGAACGCAGGCAGGGTGTCCGCACTGCATGCAGGGTCTGGGCAGGTAGGCAACTTCCCTGTTGGGGAATTCCTTACCGTTGTTGAGTTCGTAAACAAGCATCCAGGTGAGGGTCTTAAGCTTGTTGGACCCTTCCTCCATGGGAGCTATGTTATTTTCAGCCTGGCAGGACACCATACAAGCACCGCAACCGGTACACTTGTCGACATCGACTACCATGGTCCATTTAGTATCAAATTCCATTTGTTGCATAACGTGAATCCCCTGACTTTAATTTAGGCGATGCTCACGAAAGAACTGGCCCACACGGACAAACCGGTGCCGGACTCAGTGCCAACGGTGAGAAGTTTGGAGATGTTTTCGCCTTTACCGCTGGAGTATGCATCCCATGCGGTGTGACCGAATCCAAGAGGTGCGGCGATAACATCATTCATTACGCCTTCATTAATGTGGATTCTTACGGCGCACTCTCCGCCTGCTCCGGCAAGCTTGACCTTGGAACCTTCAGACACGCCGAGTTTCTTGGCGGTCTTGGAGTTGACCTGAACCACGGTGTCTTTACCCAGAAGCTCAAACTTGCTGATGGCAACCACGTTCAGCGGCGGAATAGCCGTGGTGGGGGTTCCGAAGATGAGCTTGGAGTAAGGAGCGAGAGCAATCTCGCCGCCCTTGGGCATAGCCACTGCCTTGGACAGGACAGAAGCTGCGAACTTGATGGAACCGGATTCAGTGGAATCGGATACATAAGCAGCACCTTCAACAAGGGAATCCCAGTCTGCGCCTGCTTTTTCGGCTTTCGCCTGATAAACAGCGTCTGCGGATTCAAATCCAAGGTCGATACCCAGTCCGGAAGCCACGCCGAGAATTACGTCTACAGTGGGCTTGCTGTTGTAGAGAGGCTCTGCAACAGGAGCACTGGCTGCGAGCATTGCTGCGCCGACACCGTAAGGAGTCTGGGCATCTTCATAACGCTCGTAGCTGGTGGGGTTGGGCATAATCAGGTCAGCTTTGGAAGCTGTTTCATCCATGTAAGTGCTGAAGCTTACGAGGAAACCCGCTTTTTCAAACGCCGGAGCCAGAGCTGTATTCTGGGGCAGGGCGTAAACCGGGTTGGCTTCGTAGGCCATCATTACTGCGGGAGCTGCAACCTTGCCTGCGGCAATACCTGCGAGGTAGCCGACAAAGTCTTTAGCTGCCAGTTCGGAACGGCCGGCAGCGGCTTCAACAGCCACGGGCAGTTCAGGGAGAATCTTCATTCCGCCTTCTTCGTTAACACGGCCGAGCAGCATGTTCACTGCAGCAGCGGCAATAACGTCTGCTGCGCCTGCGCCCTGAGCGAACTCGGAACCGGCAACAACAACGGGAGCGGAAGATTTCATAAGGCTCTTGGCGATTGCGGCCATTTCCGCGCCAGCTACGCCGGTAGCTTTCTCCACTTTATCGGGAGAGAATCTGGACATGACCAGAGTCTTGAAATCGGCGAAGTCGGAGGCGGAAGCGGAAGCTCCGGCCTTGAGCATGTGATAAGCAAGACCGAGGCAGAAGATTGCGCCGGTGCCGGGAGCTACCGGAACCCACTTGTCTGCTGCGGCTGCTGTGCTGTTCTGGAAGGAACCGGCGTATACATAAGTAGTTTTCACTTCTTCGCCGGTGGGACGGCTGGCGGAGTAAACACACTGGTTTCTCACAACCGAACCCCATGAATCCATAGCGTCTGCGCCTACAAAAAGGACAAAGTCGGAATTTTCCAGATCATAACCGATCTGACCTTTTCCGCCCATGCTTGCCAGTGCTGCGGCTGCGCCCTGCTCTTCAGAGGGCATCAGGTAGCAATCAGCACCCATTTCTGCGGCGAAACCGGACAGAACCTCAGTTGCACTGCCGGTGGTATCACCGGAAACAACAGCGAGTTTGCCTTTCTGTCCTTTAACTGCGGCGAGTTTCTCAGAGAGGAGCTTTTCAGCCTCTTCCCAGGAGATGGACTCGTATTTGCCTTCCGCGGTCTTCTTCATAGGACCGTTGATGCGGGAAGGGCTGTACATGAGCTGCGGGCCGCAGGCGCTGACAGAGTCTACGCCGCCCTTGCTCATTTCGTTTTCAGCATTTCCTCTGGTGAGGTAAGGGCTTCCGCCCACGGATTTTACAATCTCCGCACAGGGAGCCGCGCCGAACTTGGCGACAGAAGCCTGTTCTGTGATTGCACCGTATTTCAGTCTGGGAATCCAGGGCCAGTTCTGAGACCAGATGGAAGCGTCATCCAGAGTTTTCCAAATTACAGGGGTGAAGAGTGAACCAACGACACCACCTGTTACCAATTGAATAAAAGTTCTGCGATCAATACCCATTGCAGTCCCTCACTTACTTATGGCAGACGTAACATGCGTTGCTGGTACCAACTTCCGCATGACAGCGTTCACACTGCCACATCTTCATGGTCTGCTTGCTGTAACCGCTGATTCTGTTTTCGTAATACGTCGGCAGCGTGTCGCTGTTGCCTACGTCGGGATGGCAATCCGTACACTCGAAGCCTTGGTGTGCCATGTGCGAAAAGTAAACATTATCGGGCTGATACTGATATACCAGCCAGGGTACTTCCACACCCTTCTGCAGATACTCGGTCACGTAAATTTCCTCGGCTTTGGTTTCACCGAGAATGTCTTCGTGACACTCAGCACACTGCTCGTTGGAAGGCAGTCCTGCAAAGGAACCGTCTTCCAAAAACATGTGACATGACTCACAGTCCATACCTTCACCTTCAACATGAACCTTGTGACTGAAATCGATCGGCTGAGTCTTCTGGCTATAAATAACCTGCGGGAAAACCCACCAGCCGACGATCAGGCTCGCAAGGACACCGATGAAGAAAGGAAGAACTCCTCCACACTGCTTCGATGTTCTTTTTTCCTCCATAACCTCGCCCCACTACTCCTTAAGTTTTGTGAAACATAAACAACCAATTAACGCCATTTCTTCTAAAATAGAGTATCTTTCTCTGTCAAGAGAATATGAAACTTTTCACAAACTCCCGAAAAACAGAAAAAGCCTCTATTTTTTAACAAAGGGGTGCGGAAAAGCCTTTGCCAAGCACTTCCCGCAAATCAGTTAAAACTGGAACGGTGAGTCAAACTCAGCCAGAAACGGAAGCTCACGGTCCTTATCGGAAAGTACCGGATTTTCAGTCTTCCAGTCTATTTCAAGTTCCGGATCATCCCACCTGATCCCGGCCTCACTGCCGGGGGCGTACCCGCAATCTACCTTGTACATGAACTCGTTTTCTTCAGTCAGGGTCTCATATCCATGGGCAAACCCCTTGGGGATGAACAGTCTGAGAAAATTTTCCGCAGATAGTTCAATTTTGAACGATCTCCGATAGGTCGGTGAACCCTTGCGCAGATCCACCACCACATCAT is a window of Desulfovibrio sp. JC010 DNA encoding:
- the rfbC gene encoding dTDP-4-dehydrorhamnose 3,5-epimerase; this encodes MKLIETEFPGLLVVEPKVFRDRRGFFLESFNKNVFAEKGLPTDFVQDNHAYSSGLGVVRGLHLQMPPHAQAKLVWVTRGAVNDVVVDLRKGSPTYRRSFKIELSAENFLRLFIPKGFAHGYETLTEENEFMYKVDCGYAPGSEAGIRWDDPELEIDWKTENPVLSDKDRELPFLAEFDSPFQF
- the qrcB gene encoding menaquinone reductase molybdopterin-binding-like subunit QrcB, whose protein sequence is MGIDRRTFIQLVTGGVVGSLFTPVIWKTLDDASIWSQNWPWIPRLKYGAITEQASVAKFGAAPCAEIVKSVGGSPYLTRGNAENEMSKGGVDSVSACGPQLMYSPSRINGPMKKTAEGKYESISWEEAEKLLSEKLAAVKGQKGKLAVVSGDTTGSATEVLSGFAAEMGADCYLMPSEEQGAAAALASMGGKGQIGYDLENSDFVLFVGADAMDSWGSVVRNQCVYSASRPTGEEVKTTYVYAGSFQNSTAAAADKWVPVAPGTGAIFCLGLAYHMLKAGASASASDFADFKTLVMSRFSPDKVEKATGVAGAEMAAIAKSLMKSSAPVVVAGSEFAQGAGAADVIAAAAVNMLLGRVNEEGGMKILPELPVAVEAAAGRSELAAKDFVGYLAGIAAGKVAAPAVMMAYEANPVYALPQNTALAPAFEKAGFLVSFSTYMDETASKADLIMPNPTSYERYEDAQTPYGVGAAMLAASAPVAEPLYNSKPTVDVILGVASGLGIDLGFESADAVYQAKAEKAGADWDSLVEGAAYVSDSTESGSIKFAASVLSKAVAMPKGGEIALAPYSKLIFGTPTTAIPPLNVVAISKFELLGKDTVVQVNSKTAKKLGVSEGSKVKLAGAGGECAVRIHINEGVMNDVIAAPLGFGHTAWDAYSSGKGENISKLLTVGTESGTGLSVWASSFVSIA
- the qrcA gene encoding menaquinone reductase multiheme cytochrome c subunit QrcA, yielding MEEKRTSKQCGGVLPFFIGVLASLIVGWWVFPQVIYSQKTQPIDFSHKVHVEGEGMDCESCHMFLEDGSFAGLPSNEQCAECHEDILGETKAEEIYVTEYLQKGVEVPWLVYQYQPDNVYFSHMAHQGFECTDCHPDVGNSDTLPTYYENRISGYSKQTMKMWQCERCHAEVGTSNACYVCHK
- the qrcD gene encoding menaquinone reductase integral membrane subunit QrcD, with the translated sequence MDSNLFPEGTKRCGLAKFLLWMAFPAAILLWGVYAAGQIFYYGIGVTGLDNYFGFGLWITFDLAVIALGAGAFFTGFLKYILKIDQLKNIINLAVVLGFLCYSGAMLILTMDIGQPIRAWFGYWHPNVHSMLTEVIFCITCYCTVLIIEFIPLILEQKQLNKIPFLHHFAHHLHVNMALFAGIGTFLSTFHQGSLGGMYGVMFGRPYAFREGFFIWPWTFFLFVLSAVGSGPVFTVLVCTLIEKMTGKKLVEYKVKALMGKIAGTMLCVYMFFKIIDTWAWAVGYLPTVGLTFEQMFYGNVYGQWLLWTELVLCGIVPAIMLITPSIRNNPTLLYSAAILDCIGVSINRYVFTVQTIALPVMPFDNWEIYVPNWAEWATTLMICAYGALVLSLCYRYLPMFPQELKLNKK
- the qrcC gene encoding menaquinone reductase iron-sulfur cluster-binding subunit QrcC; its protein translation is MQQMEFDTKWTMVVDVDKCTGCGACMVSCQAENNIAPMEEGSNKLKTLTWMLVYELNNGKEFPNREVAYLPRPCMQCGHPACVPVCPVVATTKDEEGGIVSQIYPRCIGCRYCMAACPYHARYFGWFDPVFPGGMDKALSPSTSVRPRGVVEKCNFCHSRLLDARQRARNEGLDPNKLPDGWYQPACLEACPTGAISFGDIKNPEHKVHELVKSPNAFRILESIGMDPQVYYISRRDWVREQSDNHVAEDKH